A genomic region of Alkalibacter saccharofermentans DSM 14828 contains the following coding sequences:
- a CDS encoding ArsR/SmtB family transcription factor, giving the protein MEEMKEVAQILKVLSNENRLMIVCYLIQSPMTVSQLHEKLRNMTQSALSQHLSILKAHKILQSEKNGLSITYDIYDERIKTVIEVLKKNYCSF; this is encoded by the coding sequence ATGGAAGAGATGAAAGAAGTTGCACAAATTTTAAAAGTCTTGTCAAACGAGAACAGGCTAATGATCGTTTGTTATTTGATTCAAAGTCCCATGACGGTCAGTCAATTGCATGAAAAACTGAGAAATATGACTCAATCCGCTCTGTCTCAGCATCTTTCCATATTAAAGGCTCATAAGATTTTGCAATCTGAAAAGAATGGACTAAGCATTACATATGATATATATGACGAGCGAATTAAAACTGTGATTGAAGTATTGAAAAAAAATTATTGTTCTTTTTAA
- the selD gene encoding selenide, water dikinase SelD yields MDDIKLTEYSHGAGCGCKISPEILESILEGSKSSLEFPKLLVGNSSKDDAAAFDLGNGTSVLSTTDFFMPIVDDPYTFGKIAATNAISDIYAMGGKPLMAISIFGWPIKKLPVDVARQVIAGGKSVCENAGIPLAGGHSIDSPEPIFGLAVTGLVENINLKKNNSATEGCELFLTKPLGIGILTTAQKRKKIAAKDLSQAIDAMCTLNSIGEDIAKIKGVKALTDVTGFGLLGHLTEICEGSDISAVVDFEKVSLLDNTLKYLSMGCTPGGTRNNFASYGHKISPLTEDQMNILCDPQTSGGLLVAVEKDSVEEFLNVTKNAGLHLDSIGITVPKSNHFVKVV; encoded by the coding sequence ATGGACGATATAAAATTAACCGAATACAGCCACGGAGCTGGATGTGGGTGCAAGATATCACCCGAAATATTGGAATCGATATTGGAAGGATCAAAATCATCCTTGGAATTCCCCAAACTGCTTGTAGGAAACAGTTCAAAGGACGACGCTGCCGCATTCGACTTAGGCAACGGTACATCCGTGTTGAGCACAACGGATTTTTTCATGCCAATCGTTGACGATCCATATACTTTTGGAAAAATAGCCGCCACAAATGCCATAAGCGACATATACGCAATGGGCGGAAAACCGTTAATGGCCATTTCTATATTTGGATGGCCTATTAAGAAACTACCTGTGGATGTGGCCAGGCAAGTCATAGCGGGGGGTAAAAGCGTCTGTGAAAATGCAGGCATACCTTTGGCAGGAGGTCACAGCATCGATTCTCCTGAACCAATATTCGGTCTTGCCGTGACAGGGCTTGTAGAGAACATAAACCTTAAGAAAAACAACTCAGCAACTGAAGGCTGCGAGCTGTTTCTAACAAAGCCCCTTGGCATTGGAATACTCACAACCGCCCAAAAGAGAAAAAAAATAGCGGCCAAAGATTTAAGTCAAGCTATAGACGCCATGTGCACACTTAACTCGATTGGTGAAGATATCGCTAAAATCAAAGGCGTAAAAGCTTTGACTGATGTCACCGGTTTCGGACTGTTAGGACATCTGACTGAAATCTGCGAGGGCAGCGATATATCAGCTGTTGTCGACTTCGAAAAGGTTTCATTGCTTGATAACACTTTGAAATACCTCTCAATGGGATGTACCCCCGGAGGTACACGTAATAATTTCGCTAGTTATGGACATAAGATCTCACCCTTGACTGAAGATCAAATGAATATACTGTGTGACCCACAGACTTCCGGCGGACTACTGGTGGCAGTAGAAAAAGATTCCGTGGAGGAGTTTTTGAATGTTACTAAAAACGCAGGTCTGCATCTAGACTCAATAGGTATAACCGTGCCTAAATCCAATCATTTCGTAAAGGTAGTGTAG
- the mnmH gene encoding tRNA 2-selenouridine(34) synthase MnmH: MFDATADFKKIVLTELPLIDVRAPIEYEKGAFLNSVNLPIMNDEERRLVGICYKEKGNEEAVNLGNKLISGSLKDQRIKDWTDFLAKHPQALIYCFRGGQRSRISQKWIYEATGQPTLRLDGGYKAFRNFLIDALAPDNISSSPLVLTGYTGSGKTDLLLEFDATVDLEGLANHRGSSFGNQVNTQPTQINFENNLAYRVIQHSSKAYKYMLLEDEGRNIGRSYIPKELHAYFKLGELVLVHVDFDIRLENIFDEYVIKSQLEYEKASMEGCGLDKWASVISNSLAKIKKRLGGECYARASKAFEDALLSQKNTGDLTLHMVWAGILLKEYYDPMYKYQIDNKRENIVFEGNTAEVREYLNEKSSLYL, from the coding sequence ATGTTCGATGCAACTGCAGACTTCAAAAAAATAGTGTTGACCGAACTACCGCTAATCGACGTGAGAGCCCCAATTGAATACGAAAAAGGGGCATTTTTAAACAGTGTAAATCTCCCAATTATGAATGATGAGGAAAGACGTTTAGTCGGCATATGTTACAAGGAGAAGGGTAACGAAGAAGCAGTCAATCTAGGAAATAAGCTGATTTCAGGTTCATTAAAAGACCAAAGGATTAAGGATTGGACTGATTTTTTAGCAAAGCATCCACAAGCTCTAATCTACTGCTTCAGGGGCGGGCAAAGGTCGCGAATCAGCCAAAAGTGGATTTATGAGGCCACGGGCCAGCCAACATTGCGACTGGATGGAGGCTACAAAGCCTTTAGAAACTTTCTGATAGATGCCTTAGCACCAGACAACATATCATCTTCACCCTTGGTATTAACCGGATATACAGGTTCGGGAAAGACAGACCTTCTTTTGGAGTTTGACGCCACTGTGGACTTGGAAGGTCTGGCAAACCACCGAGGCTCATCCTTTGGCAACCAAGTCAACACCCAGCCCACTCAAATTAATTTTGAAAACAATCTTGCCTACAGAGTGATCCAGCACAGCTCAAAAGCCTATAAATACATGCTTCTGGAAGATGAAGGACGCAATATAGGCAGAAGCTATATACCTAAAGAGCTTCATGCATACTTTAAATTGGGAGAACTGGTTCTTGTCCATGTTGACTTTGATATAAGGCTTGAAAATATTTTCGATGAATACGTGATTAAATCTCAATTAGAATACGAAAAAGCCTCTATGGAAGGTTGCGGTCTTGATAAATGGGCATCTGTCATTTCCAACAGTTTGGCTAAAATAAAGAAACGCCTTGGAGGCGAATGCTACGCTAGGGCATCCAAAGCATTCGAAGATGCTTTACTGTCGCAGAAAAACACTGGAGATCTTACCCTGCACATGGTATGGGCTGGTATACTATTGAAAGAGTATTACGATCCAATGTATAAATATCAAATCGACAACAAGCGAGAAAACATAGTTTTTGAGGGAAATACGGCAGAAGTCAGAGAGTACCTAAATGAAAAATCATCCCTGTATCTATAA
- the lexA gene encoding transcriptional repressor LexA, translating to MYEDLSQKQNEILEYIVAEVNKKGYPPSVREICLAVGLKSTSTVHGHLSKLEKKGYIRRDPTLPRAIEIMGRLSDNLPPNAKEMVNIPVVGRVTAGEPILAFENIEDSFPLPVDFVGKNECFILSIKGDSMIEAGILDGDYVIVEKKNTASNGDIVVALVDEEEATVKRFFKEKNHIRLQPENSAMDPIILDDVRILGKVSGVIRKM from the coding sequence ATGTATGAAGATTTAAGTCAAAAGCAAAATGAAATACTGGAATACATCGTAGCTGAAGTCAACAAGAAGGGATACCCGCCTTCCGTTAGGGAAATATGCCTGGCAGTGGGCTTAAAAAGCACTTCAACCGTACATGGCCACTTATCCAAACTAGAAAAAAAAGGGTATATCCGACGAGACCCGACCCTGCCAAGAGCTATAGAAATAATGGGAAGGCTGTCCGATAATTTGCCTCCAAACGCCAAAGAAATGGTAAACATCCCCGTTGTGGGGAGAGTAACTGCCGGAGAACCGATTTTGGCATTTGAAAACATAGAGGATTCTTTTCCGCTACCCGTCGATTTTGTTGGAAAAAATGAATGCTTCATTCTATCCATTAAAGGAGACAGCATGATAGAAGCTGGAATTTTGGATGGAGATTATGTAATAGTAGAAAAAAAGAACACTGCTTCAAACGGGGACATCGTAGTTGCCCTGGTAGACGAAGAGGAAGCTACGGTCAAAAGGTTCTTCAAAGAAAAAAACCACATTAGGCTTCAACCTGAAAATTCCGCAATGGATCCTATAATCCTAGATGATGTTCGCATACTTGGCAAGGTTTCAGGTGTAATCAGAAAAATGTAA
- a CDS encoding HdeD family acid-resistance protein, with product MNGFEKIKSFGIFFGISLIIAGAVFLMFPSSVIKFLAVLTGLLLAAFGLFKAVSSLLRWNELNYRVLHMAVGILLVLSGIFIIINTEFTISALGVVIGIFAILQAFDRFSVASSRRQAGLNYKPTVIFGVVHLGFGIGMFYSAFGMISIIVSLIGVYLLVSGVMVALSTAYFFDF from the coding sequence ATGAACGGATTCGAGAAAATCAAATCTTTTGGAATCTTTTTTGGAATTTCACTGATAATAGCCGGCGCGGTCTTCTTGATGTTTCCCAGCAGCGTGATTAAATTTTTGGCTGTGCTAACCGGTCTTTTGCTAGCAGCTTTCGGGCTTTTCAAGGCTGTAAGTTCTCTACTGAGGTGGAATGAGCTTAATTACCGAGTATTGCATATGGCTGTTGGAATACTTCTTGTTCTTTCAGGAATATTCATAATAATCAATACTGAGTTTACTATAAGCGCATTGGGCGTCGTGATAGGTATCTTTGCCATATTGCAGGCATTCGACAGGTTTTCTGTTGCGAGTTCCAGAAGGCAGGCAGGTTTAAATTACAAACCCACCGTCATTTTTGGTGTTGTCCACTTGGGATTTGGCATCGGGATGTTTTATTCCGCCTTCGGAATGATATCCATCATAGTTTCGCTAATAGGTGTGTACCTCCTGGTTTCAGGGGTAATGGTGGCACTGAGCACAGCATACTTCTTTGATTTCTAA
- the epsC gene encoding serine O-acetyltransferase EpsC → MPRLLDKKRIDKIVMEAIVSYKEETSILPHVQCPMPDRDVIINLAGQLRQMIFPGYFNRHACRGEIMKYHTGELVVNVHEILTEQLVFALSLQEFSKSKGENICKRDVIQKKASEISYVFLEKLPKIREFLATDVEAAFQGDPAATGKEEIIFSYPGIFAVSIHRLAHELYLLEAPLVPRILSEYAHNLTGIDIHPGATIGRYFFIDHGTGVVIGETTHIGDNVKIYQGVTLGALSTRGGQSLRGVKRHPTLQDNVTVYSGSSILGGETVIGADAVIGSNAFITKSVPPGTKVSIKNPELVFKDGTAKELKVDYGIDGK, encoded by the coding sequence ATGCCGAGACTATTGGATAAGAAAAGAATCGATAAAATAGTGATGGAAGCAATAGTAAGCTACAAGGAAGAGACATCGATACTTCCTCATGTGCAGTGCCCAATGCCAGACAGGGATGTCATAATAAATTTGGCTGGCCAATTAAGGCAAATGATTTTTCCTGGGTATTTTAACAGACATGCTTGCAGAGGCGAGATAATGAAGTACCATACAGGCGAGCTGGTTGTAAATGTTCACGAGATACTCACGGAACAACTCGTGTTTGCCTTGAGCTTGCAGGAATTTTCCAAAAGCAAGGGGGAAAATATCTGCAAGAGAGATGTCATACAAAAAAAAGCTTCAGAAATTAGCTATGTTTTTCTGGAGAAGTTACCAAAAATCAGAGAATTTTTGGCCACTGACGTTGAGGCGGCGTTTCAGGGTGATCCTGCAGCTACAGGCAAGGAAGAAATCATATTTTCATACCCGGGAATATTTGCTGTTAGCATACACAGGCTGGCTCATGAGCTATACTTGTTGGAGGCTCCGCTGGTACCAAGGATATTAAGCGAGTACGCTCACAATTTAACGGGGATAGACATACACCCAGGAGCGACCATTGGCAGGTATTTTTTCATAGATCACGGAACAGGCGTCGTTATAGGAGAAACCACCCATATAGGCGATAATGTAAAGATATATCAGGGAGTGACTTTGGGAGCACTTTCCACTAGAGGCGGTCAGAGTTTAAGAGGCGTTAAGAGGCATCCTACTTTACAGGACAATGTTACGGTCTATTCAGGATCGTCCATACTGGGAGGGGAGACGGTAATAGGTGCTGACGCGGTTATAGGAAGTAACGCATTTATAACAAAATCAGTTCCACCCGGAACCAAGGTTAGCATAAAAAACCCAGAGCTAGTATTTAAAGACGGCACAGCCAAAGAGCTAAAAGTAGACTACGGAATAGATGGCAAATAG
- a CDS encoding rhodanese-like domain-containing protein, with amino-acid sequence MFAFLKKNNFKTVNVNDLVDIKENLNLIDIREPYEYHRGHLPGAKNIPMGLLVSNPSKYISQDDTYHIICQSGARSLSACNDLEVAGYKVINVGGGTGSYVGALKR; translated from the coding sequence ATGTTTGCATTCTTAAAGAAAAATAATTTTAAAACCGTAAATGTAAATGATTTGGTGGATATAAAGGAAAATCTGAACTTAATAGATATAAGGGAACCTTACGAATACCACAGAGGTCATCTGCCTGGGGCAAAGAACATACCCATGGGTCTTTTGGTATCGAATCCTTCAAAGTACATCTCGCAAGACGATACGTACCACATCATATGCCAGTCTGGTGCCAGGAGCTTAAGTGCCTGCAATGATCTTGAAGTAGCCGGATACAAAGTAATAAACGTAGGTGGTGGAACAGGATCTTATGTGGGAGCTCTGAAAAGATAA
- a CDS encoding M23 family metallopeptidase — protein MTGQDENNQIEKATALIKAAWSKIKKKTKKMTEKLYRTSTSLGPIFEAGSIKAIRNSLRERAAACIFSAKQNGKKLAIGVSVLTLFVTGTGYYNAVQGYTVIFNGEEIGMVKNMEDFTEGVEIVKQELSSLYQTDIVFKSDVSFERATIDKEALLSTPQESAAAVYATDISLSSEGAVIVIEGEEVVTLSSMEEAKETIEKVVSSYVNLGEGEELIDEPEIQQDYEIIEKLVAYNEITSIEDAVKYITQGTDEIYEYKVKSGDTSWDIAVNRGINIAELENANPDKDITSLREGDVLKLTEEKPYMDISFSKQEVYTQRIAFDTTYKNDSSIYVGKTKEMTAGVNGVKEITATVLYQNGVEVSREIVNESVIKEPIERVVAKGTKPLPPSQGTGRFRMPTSGRVSVINKAGSHAGGRAVDIANSRGTSIYASDSGRVTRASWYSAYGNTIIIDHGNGFTTLYAHLSSYGVRVGQSVSRGQYIGAMGSTGRSTGNHLHFEIRYNGQRQVITRYFPNLRVGSRVSP, from the coding sequence TTGACCGGGCAAGATGAAAACAATCAGATAGAAAAAGCAACAGCATTAATTAAAGCTGCTTGGAGCAAAATAAAAAAGAAAACTAAAAAAATGACCGAAAAATTATATAGAACATCAACGAGCTTAGGTCCGATTTTTGAGGCTGGAAGCATCAAAGCTATTAGAAACTCATTAAGAGAAAGAGCGGCAGCTTGTATTTTTTCAGCAAAACAAAACGGAAAAAAACTGGCCATTGGTGTATCCGTTCTTACGCTATTTGTTACCGGAACGGGATATTATAACGCAGTACAGGGTTATACGGTAATATTCAACGGTGAAGAAATTGGCATGGTAAAAAACATGGAAGATTTCACTGAAGGTGTAGAGATAGTCAAACAAGAACTCTCAAGCCTTTATCAAACAGATATAGTTTTTAAAAGCGATGTAAGCTTTGAAAGAGCGACTATCGACAAGGAAGCGCTTTTAAGCACTCCCCAAGAATCTGCTGCAGCGGTATATGCTACAGATATAAGCCTTTCCTCAGAGGGAGCTGTCATAGTGATTGAGGGAGAAGAAGTAGTTACTCTTTCATCTATGGAGGAAGCCAAAGAGACTATTGAAAAAGTTGTATCAAGCTACGTAAACTTAGGTGAAGGCGAAGAGCTGATTGATGAACCTGAGATTCAGCAGGATTACGAAATCATTGAAAAGCTGGTAGCTTACAATGAAATAACCAGTATTGAAGATGCAGTCAAGTATATAACCCAGGGAACTGACGAAATATACGAATACAAAGTCAAATCAGGGGATACTTCCTGGGATATAGCAGTAAACAGGGGTATAAACATAGCGGAACTGGAGAATGCAAATCCAGACAAGGATATAACGTCTCTTCGCGAGGGTGATGTTTTAAAGCTAACAGAAGAAAAACCGTATATGGACATATCTTTTTCAAAGCAGGAAGTGTATACTCAAAGGATAGCATTTGACACAACATATAAAAATGACTCTTCAATCTACGTAGGCAAGACAAAGGAAATGACGGCAGGAGTCAACGGAGTTAAAGAAATAACCGCTACGGTTCTATATCAAAACGGAGTTGAGGTTTCAAGGGAAATCGTCAATGAAAGCGTAATAAAAGAACCAATAGAAAGAGTTGTGGCAAAAGGTACTAAACCCCTTCCCCCATCACAAGGTACAGGCAGGTTCAGGATGCCTACATCAGGCAGGGTATCTGTCATAAACAAAGCAGGAAGCCACGCTGGAGGACGAGCAGTCGATATTGCAAACAGCAGAGGAACTTCTATATACGCATCAGATTCAGGGAGAGTCACCAGGGCATCTTGGTACAGCGCATATGGAAATACGATAATAATTGATCACGGAAATGGCTTCACGACCTTATATGCTCATTTGAGTTCATATGGAGTTAGGGTCGGACAGTCTGTCAGCAGAGGGCAGTATATAGGTGCTATGGGAAGCACTGGTAGAAGCACCGGGAACCATTTGCATTTCGAAATCAGATATAATGGACAGCGTCAGGTTATCACAAGATACTTTCCAAACCTAAGAGTTGGTTCGAGAGTATCACCATAA
- a CDS encoding LysM peptidoglycan-binding domain-containing protein produces the protein MSIAGKRIKVVDEKRLALAVSVIIFFMLLLSTGLAQIVKGDEMPVYGTYIVKEGDTLWAIAKDYGSDKIDIRDIVYEISIHNGILGNDHIYPNQRLEIPLR, from the coding sequence ATGAGCATTGCAGGTAAAAGGATAAAGGTAGTAGATGAAAAAAGGCTGGCGTTGGCGGTTTCCGTTATCATTTTCTTTATGTTGCTTCTATCAACAGGGCTGGCTCAGATCGTAAAAGGAGATGAAATGCCCGTATATGGAACCTACATAGTCAAAGAAGGAGACACTCTTTGGGCTATTGCAAAGGACTACGGTTCCGATAAAATAGATATTCGAGATATCGTGTACGAAATATCCATACACAACGGAATTTTAGGAAATGATCATATATATCCCAACCAGCGGCTGGAAATACCTTTAAGATGA
- a CDS encoding universal stress protein codes for MKKILIPVDGSEYSEKAMKSGKELAEAFGSVVVLVHVKDVRFPLYPYEPGNVVDMGSTLQQLVDAAGTHSQNILDKSKAFFADMTDKVETIELEGDPANRLIKFVNENDDIDLIIMGSVGISGGIQSFILGSVTNKVLHHIKKPVLVVR; via the coding sequence ATGAAGAAAATATTAATACCTGTGGATGGATCGGAGTATTCTGAAAAGGCGATGAAAAGTGGAAAAGAACTGGCCGAGGCTTTTGGCAGCGTTGTGGTTCTAGTCCATGTTAAAGACGTGAGGTTTCCACTGTATCCATATGAGCCGGGAAATGTAGTTGATATGGGCTCGACTCTTCAACAGCTGGTTGATGCTGCAGGAACACACTCCCAAAATATACTAGATAAGTCAAAAGCGTTTTTTGCTGATATGACTGACAAGGTTGAAACCATAGAGCTGGAGGGAGACCCCGCCAATAGACTTATTAAATTTGTAAACGAAAATGATGATATCGATCTTATAATTATGGGTTCGGTGGGCATAAGCGGAGGGATCCAGAGCTTTATTTTAGGAAGCGTGACAAATAAAGTTCTGCACCACATAAAAAAACCGGTTTTAGTGGTCAGGTAA
- a CDS encoding aminotransferase class I/II-fold pyridoxal phosphate-dependent enzyme — protein MQIKEAMYEKFGIDEKILELCRREEKSLKDIFEKVKEICEYNQLKVIRAMQKHNLSDRHFNVSTGYGYDDEGRDVLEKIYAEVFNAEDALVRPQIISGTHAISLCLYGVLRPGDELLSITGSPYDTVRTIIDGKGKNYGTLKDYGVKYAQIDLCRKGIDLKKVLEALRDETKLVYIQRSTGYGWRKALTIEEIKEAILAMKKAKPNVAVMVDNCYGEFLDILEPTDVGADLVAGSLIKNPGGGISPMGGYVAGKKALVYLAACRLSAPGIAKETGATLGINRTYLQGLFLAPHIVGESIKTAILAAGVFKRLGYEVCPLPQDERSDIIQSIKFGSKEMVEVFCRAVQSAAPVDSFVTPEAWDMPGYSDQVIMAAGAFIQGSSIELSADAPMREPYIAYLQGGLTHEHGRLGIYMALKELGDKGFLSF, from the coding sequence ATGCAGATTAAAGAGGCTATGTACGAAAAGTTCGGCATTGATGAAAAAATACTGGAATTATGCAGGAGAGAAGAAAAAAGCCTTAAGGACATATTTGAGAAGGTAAAGGAAATTTGCGAATATAATCAGCTAAAGGTAATACGAGCCATGCAGAAACATAATCTAAGTGACAGGCACTTTAATGTGTCTACAGGCTACGGCTATGACGATGAAGGCAGGGATGTCTTGGAGAAAATCTATGCCGAGGTATTCAATGCGGAAGATGCCTTGGTCAGGCCGCAGATAATATCGGGAACCCATGCTATATCCCTATGTCTTTACGGAGTACTCCGCCCAGGAGATGAGCTTCTTTCTATTACGGGCTCCCCATACGATACGGTGAGGACTATTATCGATGGGAAGGGAAAAAACTACGGAACACTTAAGGATTATGGAGTAAAGTATGCCCAAATAGATCTTTGTCGGAAGGGCATAGATCTAAAAAAAGTGCTGGAAGCATTGAGGGATGAAACCAAGCTTGTATATATTCAAAGATCTACCGGATATGGCTGGAGGAAGGCTTTGACGATAGAGGAAATCAAGGAAGCTATCTTGGCAATGAAAAAAGCTAAGCCCAACGTAGCAGTGATGGTGGACAATTGTTACGGGGAGTTTCTGGATATCCTGGAGCCTACAGACGTAGGAGCAGATTTAGTGGCTGGATCCCTCATAAAGAATCCCGGAGGAGGCATAAGCCCTATGGGAGGATATGTAGCAGGAAAAAAAGCTCTTGTTTACCTTGCGGCATGCAGGCTGTCCGCTCCGGGGATAGCGAAAGAAACAGGAGCTACCCTTGGCATAAACAGAACATATTTGCAAGGTCTTTTTCTGGCGCCCCATATAGTAGGGGAATCTATTAAAACTGCGATTCTAGCTGCCGGGGTATTTAAAAGGCTAGGATACGAAGTTTGCCCTCTCCCTCAAGATGAGAGAAGCGATATAATCCAATCCATTAAGTTTGGTTCAAAGGAAATGGTTGAGGTGTTTTGCAGAGCAGTTCAAAGCGCTGCTCCCGTAGACTCTTTTGTAACCCCGGAGGCATGGGACATGCCAGGGTACAGCGATCAGGTCATAATGGCTGCAGGTGCATTTATTCAGGGATCTTCCATCGAGTTAAGTGCTGATGCCCCTATGAGAGAACCTTATATCGCATATCTGCAGGGAGGCCTTACCCACGAACATGGAAGGCTGGGAATATATATGGCGTTGAAAGAGCTTGGGGACAAAGGCTTTTTGAGTTTTTAA
- the miaA gene encoding tRNA (adenosine(37)-N6)-dimethylallyltransferase MiaA has product MKTKILIVTGPTASGKTDLAIRIAEKNNGEIISADSMQIYRHMNVGTAKPSRSEMKKIEHHLIDVIDPDQPFSVADFRNKSEEIIQKIQDKGKLPIIAGGTGLYINSLVKPWTFSNTPPSDERRSELQKTFEEKGGEYLYSMLESVDPESAKSIHPNNVKRVMRALEVYMVSGVKKSIQDEESQKNETPYEPVMIGLNMDRELLYDRIDKRVDIMLEQGLVAEVRGLIEMGYSKDLVSMQGLGYKEIVKYLSGEWSYEHSVYILKRDTRRFAKRQLTWFRRYDEIKWFYIDAYEDKEALYADVFDYLNERNII; this is encoded by the coding sequence ATGAAAACGAAAATTTTAATAGTGACAGGACCTACTGCTTCCGGAAAAACAGATTTGGCAATACGGATAGCAGAAAAAAATAATGGTGAAATAATATCTGCAGATTCGATGCAGATATACCGGCATATGAATGTAGGAACTGCAAAGCCTTCTAGGTCTGAAATGAAGAAAATAGAGCATCATCTCATTGATGTAATTGATCCAGACCAACCTTTCAGTGTTGCGGATTTCAGAAACAAAAGCGAAGAAATCATCCAAAAGATTCAAGATAAAGGCAAACTCCCCATAATAGCTGGAGGAACCGGACTTTATATAAACAGTTTGGTAAAGCCTTGGACTTTTTCAAATACGCCCCCATCTGATGAGCGAAGGAGTGAGCTGCAAAAGACATTCGAAGAAAAGGGTGGCGAGTATCTGTATTCTATGCTTGAATCTGTAGATCCTGAATCGGCTAAGTCAATACATCCTAATAACGTTAAAAGAGTCATGAGAGCTCTGGAGGTGTATATGGTTTCAGGAGTCAAAAAGAGCATCCAGGACGAGGAGTCGCAAAAAAATGAAACCCCTTACGAACCTGTAATGATCGGTCTCAATATGGATAGGGAACTCCTATATGATAGGATCGACAAGAGAGTAGATATTATGCTTGAACAAGGATTGGTTGCAGAGGTAAGAGGGCTTATAGAAATGGGTTATTCAAAGGATTTGGTCAGCATGCAGGGGCTTGGCTACAAGGAAATTGTCAAGTACCTGTCGGGAGAGTGGTCTTATGAACATTCAGTGTACATCTTGAAGAGGGATACAAGAAGGTTCGCTAAAAGACAGCTTACCTGGTTCAGGAGATATGATGAAATAAAGTGGTTTTACATAGACGCCTATGAAGACAAAGAGGCTTTGTATGCTGACGTATTTGATTATCTGAATGAAAGGAACATTATATAG